In the Deltaproteobacteria bacterium genome, one interval contains:
- a CDS encoding alpha/beta hydrolase, translating to MKDRTTRWMTRDTALFIMLVLGLCMAAGTTGCDSENSSDDTTSGSIVEAGGMLASAPETFSYVAGGTERQMLDFYRIEEPASQSASRVSTDGGSSPRPALVWFHGGGWVTGEKEDIPQIAFDIAEGAGFHLVSVGYRLAGADAEPWPGIIHEVKSAIRWLKLNADGLGIDPNLIIVAGESAGAHLAAMIASSSGMAGLEGPVNPGVSSDVAGAVLFYGPYELNTIVAQGIEALTTAGCGIELNPIPVWFLLDCPLPDDPFDPLSGCDQTDLSEASPATHVDFTDPPMFLASGTADCTVPWQQTLDMDNALNSAGVPHEVSITEGGEHDAGTLDVSAEDVISFVGANVTNSIPTGNGVIVDDVAQDITCDSGGSCTSTLLQTLETSYDASGQNFYILADFASINNLPNGSLMTADTACPSDPGNSVLNYLSLPLIKESVLSLPELGTCLPGATVTNIYKNQSKDGENRIVLPMINGSADEINNASMGTLIKLADDIADTINNDPNADGVAFDLESPTLSENATTVFIGELAKQLSAEGKYIAIFDPKLQQLAPISTQYNNIIALVALYDYGLNPSAPYEPLSVSTYQQHTSNNAVEAYFGGFGKDIPVLFVTPAAATTTLWEHLNVYNTNFPNGIDPMLSETPVGCSMSSLPVNILNQFLAAPPNGKNPLDYYLSQCQRYNNPNSTTQLDYFNASLSAITSGYNASTNKNRKLIGTALYNQKPDGFYGLTCAKNTYSLFDTPSLYKKCLGFYPESISDSMWSSLKQWSIPGSQ from the coding sequence ATGAAGGACAGAACAACGAGATGGATGACCAGAGATACCGCTTTATTTATTATGCTGGTATTAGGTTTATGTATGGCGGCGGGCACGACAGGCTGTGACAGCGAGAATTCGAGCGATGATACTACGAGCGGGAGTATCGTGGAGGCGGGCGGGATGCTCGCGAGCGCGCCCGAGACATTTTCATACGTTGCCGGCGGGACGGAGCGGCAGATGCTCGATTTCTATAGAATTGAGGAGCCCGCATCCCAAAGCGCGTCACGTGTATCTACAGATGGGGGTTCTTCTCCCAGACCCGCGCTGGTGTGGTTTCACGGCGGGGGGTGGGTAACGGGAGAGAAAGAAGACATACCTCAGATAGCTTTTGATATAGCAGAGGGGGCGGGCTTTCACCTTGTGTCGGTTGGATACAGGCTTGCGGGTGCGGACGCCGAACCGTGGCCGGGAATAATTCATGAAGTTAAATCGGCGATAAGGTGGCTAAAATTAAATGCCGACGGGCTGGGAATAGACCCCAATCTGATAATTGTCGCCGGGGAGTCGGCGGGGGCGCACCTTGCAGCGATGATTGCATCATCGAGCGGGATGGCCGGGCTTGAAGGGCCGGTTAATCCCGGAGTCTCAAGCGATGTGGCGGGAGCCGTATTGTTTTACGGCCCATACGAGCTGAACACAATAGTAGCGCAAGGAATCGAAGCGCTCACCACGGCAGGCTGCGGCATTGAGCTTAACCCAATTCCTGTATGGTTCTTACTCGACTGTCCGCTTCCCGATGATCCTTTCGACCCGTTAAGCGGATGCGACCAGACGGACCTCTCCGAAGCGAGCCCCGCGACACATGTGGATTTTACGGACCCTCCCATGTTTCTCGCAAGCGGGACTGCCGATTGCACCGTGCCCTGGCAGCAGACGCTCGATATGGACAATGCTCTGAACAGCGCGGGCGTGCCGCACGAAGTATCTATCACCGAAGGCGGGGAGCATGACGCCGGGACCCTCGATGTGAGCGCGGAGGACGTAATCTCATTTGTAGGCGCGAATGTGACGAATTCAATACCGACCGGCAACGGTGTTATTGTCGATGACGTCGCGCAGGATATCACCTGCGACAGCGGAGGCTCCTGCACCTCAACACTACTGCAGACGCTGGAAACAAGCTATGATGCAAGCGGGCAGAATTTCTATATCCTGGCGGATTTCGCCAGCATAAATAATCTGCCTAACGGCAGCTTGATGACCGCCGACACAGCTTGCCCCTCTGACCCGGGCAATTCTGTGCTTAATTACTTATCCCTGCCTCTAATTAAAGAGTCTGTGCTGAGTCTCCCCGAGCTTGGTACCTGTTTACCGGGAGCAACGGTTACAAACATTTATAAGAACCAATCTAAAGACGGTGAGAATAGAATTGTGTTGCCAATGATAAACGGAAGCGCAGATGAAATTAATAACGCGAGTATGGGTACATTAATCAAGCTGGCCGACGATATCGCAGACACCATCAACAATGATCCGAACGCGGACGGCGTTGCATTTGATCTGGAAAGCCCGACCCTGTCGGAGAACGCAACAACGGTATTCATCGGAGAGCTTGCCAAGCAACTATCGGCCGAAGGTAAATATATCGCAATTTTTGATCCGAAACTCCAGCAGCTTGCTCCGATCAGCACCCAATACAATAATATTATCGCATTAGTTGCCTTATACGATTACGGATTGAATCCCTCGGCCCCGTATGAGCCGTTGTCTGTCAGCACATATCAACAACACACCTCAAACAATGCGGTTGAAGCCTATTTCGGAGGTTTTGGGAAGGATATACCCGTTTTATTCGTCACGCCCGCGGCAGCCACAACTACTCTATGGGAACACTTGAATGTCTATAATACTAATTTCCCGAATGGCATTGACCCGATGCTAAGCGAAACACCGGTCGGGTGCAGCATGAGCAGTCTGCCTGTAAACATCCTGAACCAGTTTCTTGCCGCCCCGCCGAACGGGAAAAATCCGCTCGATTATTATTTATCCCAATGCCAGCGCTATAATAACCCGAACAGCACAACACAGCTCGATTACTTCAACGCAAGCCTCTCAGCCATTACCAGCGGATATAACGCAAGCACAAACAAGAACCGCAAATTAATCGGGACAGCGCTTTATAACCAAAAGCCCGACGGTTTTTATGGCCTGACGTGCGCCAAGAATACATATTCTCTTTTTGATACCCCATCGTTATACAAAAAATGCCTGGGCTTTTATCCGGAGAGTATATCAGATTCTATGTGGAGCAGTTTGAAACAGTGGAGCATACCGGGCAGCCAGTAA
- a CDS encoding methyltransferase domain-containing protein, translating into MTSTKSKLGEVGQGIKADNARWSFSGKTAQNFSDHVRKSVPLYEIGHDLVCKLSDFFVRDDSVCYELGVSVGDLIAKLARHNHKNKAKWVGVDCEKNMIREAGKNTSGLENVMLDCADINLYEFEKSDFIVSYYTIQFVPPKLRQDLLNKIYESLNWGGAFVWFEKIRGSDARFQDIMTTLYNDYKLENNFSTEEIISKTRSLKGVLEPFSTQGNIDLLKRAGFVDIQTVMTYMCFQGFLAIK; encoded by the coding sequence ATGACGAGTACTAAATCTAAACTGGGAGAAGTTGGGCAGGGAATAAAAGCGGACAACGCAAGGTGGTCGTTTAGCGGAAAAACTGCGCAGAATTTTAGTGATCATGTGAGAAAGTCCGTTCCACTTTATGAAATAGGTCATGATCTTGTATGTAAGCTCAGCGACTTTTTCGTGAGGGACGATTCAGTCTGTTATGAGCTCGGCGTATCTGTTGGTGATCTAATAGCAAAATTAGCTCGGCATAACCATAAAAATAAAGCAAAATGGGTCGGCGTCGATTGTGAAAAAAATATGATAAGGGAGGCAGGCAAAAACACCTCCGGGCTCGAAAATGTAATGCTGGACTGCGCAGACATCAATTTATATGAATTCGAAAAATCCGATTTTATCGTATCGTATTATACAATTCAATTTGTACCCCCAAAATTAAGACAAGACCTGCTGAATAAAATATATGAGAGTCTCAATTGGGGAGGAGCGTTCGTCTGGTTTGAAAAGATTCGCGGTAGTGATGCGAGATTTCAGGATATTATGACTACGCTTTACAACGATTACAAACTTGAAAATAATTTCAGCACCGAAGAAATAATATCTAAAACCAGAAGTTTGAAAGGTGTGTTAGAGCCATTTTCGACTCAGGGAAATATCGACCTGCTGAAGAGAGCGGGATTTGTCGATATTCAGACCGTAATGACTTATATGTGCTTCCAGGGGTTTCTCGCGATAAAATAA
- a CDS encoding FkbM family methyltransferase, giving the protein MIDGTDGNFYYRIAMNGDISEPPVVRMINSLLNEFDSPTFVDIGAHIGYYTIYVGNLVGGRGSVVAIEPNKRYFATLKKNIEINGIEGRTKAYNMALSDKIGKANMGGEGGRYFTQSDTGNVEVISFDELCENENIKPDIVKIDVYGAEVNVLLGMTKTLSRYVKHMFLETHRTDLMHGFDIYDVLKILKDYNLEVFEITDFREEHGGKLVPVSNDTFRDFKEYYDRMLYIRRA; this is encoded by the coding sequence ATGATCGACGGGACTGATGGAAACTTTTATTACAGAATAGCTATGAATGGGGATATAAGCGAACCCCCTGTCGTTAGGATGATTAATTCTTTATTAAACGAGTTTGATTCGCCTACCTTTGTTGATATTGGAGCACATATTGGTTACTACACAATATATGTGGGCAATCTGGTGGGCGGTCGTGGCTCGGTAGTTGCGATCGAACCTAACAAAAGATATTTCGCCACTTTAAAAAAGAATATCGAAATTAACGGTATTGAGGGAAGAACAAAAGCTTATAATATGGCGCTTTCCGACAAAATAGGAAAAGCAAACATGGGAGGTGAGGGGGGTAGATATTTCACTCAATCGGACACAGGTAACGTAGAAGTCATATCATTTGATGAATTATGCGAAAACGAGAACATCAAACCCGATATAGTTAAAATCGATGTATATGGCGCGGAGGTCAATGTTCTTTTAGGTATGACCAAAACACTCAGCCGCTATGTAAAACACATGTTTCTTGAGACCCACCGAACCGATTTAATGCACGGGTTCGATATTTATGACGTACTTAAAATCCTGAAAGACTACAACCTGGAAGTTTTCGAAATAACCGACTTTCGTGAAGAGCATGGCGGGAAATTAGTTCCCGTGAGTAATGATACTTTCAGAGATTTTAAAGAGTATTATGACCGAATGTTGTATATCAGGCGCGCATGA
- a CDS encoding PAS domain-containing protein — MNSNDTSNAALLKFPKKDEKITAGITNPSYTPELNHSIYFDILDSVQVNIAVLDNKGNIIFVNKAWENFSLLNGQPASYNYLNKNYLEICKKVIGDEKDYALTAHRGIKSIIEGNKDKFELEYACHSPRHERWFIMKANAIKSGKGSVAISHIDITAQKRKETVSSSEEIPIPINSLDKSNIQSSRHGNNNFTNNIIEGMEEAVYVKNLKGEYVFINKAGAALLEKRVSQILNTTCEEHFTKKECKEIKKADEQVMDTNRTTETEKILKINGKKHSFTTTKGPLYDKDGEVIGIFGISADISDRKKSEKVLKDSAEDNKSYIREIHHRVKNSLQMVSDLIEHEMHEISDESALDILKNSQDRIFSIAQLHRNLYQQENQEKVNLSDYIKNLGLNLSESFVGEDNRIDIIFNLDKLEVSAEKAQYLGLIITELLTNAFRHAFPKQDKEIIKLTMKKKDEEYAYITIYDNGIGIIDKKDNKQTASIGLDLVEIFTKQIGGSIQTVKTKKGTKFKLLFKL, encoded by the coding sequence ATGAACAGCAATGATACCAGCAACGCAGCCTTACTTAAGTTCCCGAAAAAGGACGAAAAAATAACCGCCGGTATAACAAATCCCAGTTATACACCTGAATTAAACCATAGCATTTATTTCGATATTCTCGATTCTGTTCAGGTCAATATAGCGGTATTAGACAATAAGGGAAATATTATATTCGTCAATAAGGCGTGGGAAAATTTCTCATTACTGAACGGCCAGCCCGCAAGCTATAACTATTTGAATAAAAATTATCTGGAAATATGCAAAAAAGTTATAGGCGATGAAAAAGATTACGCATTGACAGCTCATAGGGGAATTAAATCGATTATAGAAGGCAATAAAGACAAATTTGAACTGGAGTATGCCTGTCATAGTCCCAGACATGAACGCTGGTTTATTATGAAGGCTAATGCCATAAAATCAGGCAAAGGCAGCGTCGCTATCTCACACATTGATATAACAGCACAAAAGAGAAAAGAAACAGTCTCTTCTTCCGAAGAAATACCCATACCAATTAATAGTTTAGACAAAAGTAATATTCAATCGAGCCGGCATGGAAATAATAACTTTACAAACAATATTATCGAGGGAATGGAAGAAGCAGTTTATGTAAAGAATTTAAAGGGTGAGTATGTTTTTATCAACAAAGCTGGAGCCGCACTTTTAGAGAAAAGAGTAAGTCAGATTTTGAACACTACGTGTGAAGAACACTTTACCAAAAAAGAGTGTAAAGAGATTAAAAAAGCTGATGAGCAAGTGATGGATACTAACCGAACAACAGAAACAGAAAAGATTTTAAAAATCAACGGCAAAAAACACTCTTTCACTACCACGAAGGGACCGTTATACGATAAAGATGGCGAAGTAATTGGCATATTTGGAATTTCTGCAGATATTTCCGACCGAAAGAAATCTGAAAAAGTATTAAAAGACTCAGCTGAAGATAATAAATCTTATATTAGGGAAATTCACCATCGAGTTAAAAACAGTCTCCAAATGGTTTCCGATTTAATAGAGCACGAAATGCATGAGATATCCGATGAATCGGCATTGGATATTTTAAAAAACAGCCAAGACCGCATATTTAGCATAGCTCAATTACATCGAAATTTATATCAACAGGAAAATCAGGAAAAGGTTAATCTCTCCGATTACATCAAGAATTTAGGACTTAACCTATCAGAAAGTTTTGTAGGTGAAGATAATAGAATAGATATTATATTTAATCTGGACAAATTAGAAGTTAGCGCCGAAAAAGCCCAATACTTAGGTTTAATCATAACTGAACTATTAACTAACGCTTTTCGCCATGCTTTCCCGAAACAAGACAAGGAAATAATCAAGCTGACAATGAAGAAAAAAGACGAAGAGTACGCATACATCACAATATATGATAACGGAATAGGTATCATAGATAAAAAAGATAATAAACAGACGGCGAGTATAGGTTTAGATCTTGTAGAAATATTTACTAAGCAGATAGGCGGGTCGATTCAAACTGTAAAAACCAAAAAGGGCACTAAATTCAAATTACTGTTTAAATTATGA
- a CDS encoding cupin domain-containing protein, which produces MKFLSSRVALLLILCVSLISWSAVQAEQEKEMKPDSSQPAMIMTLPSDITWTDVPPALPPGAKIAVLEGDPHNPGPYTLRLKMPANYKIPAHWHTMVERVSVISGTMNAGMGDKLDIAQGKAFPAGSFVFIPAKMNHFAWADEETIIQINGDGPFDINYINPADDPRNTK; this is translated from the coding sequence ATGAAATTCTTATCCAGTAGAGTAGCGTTACTACTTATACTTTGCGTAAGCCTAATTAGCTGGTCTGCTGTACAAGCGGAGCAGGAGAAGGAAATGAAACCTGACTCTAGTCAGCCAGCGATGATCATGACTTTACCATCAGACATCACTTGGACCGATGTTCCACCAGCATTACCGCCGGGCGCAAAGATCGCTGTGTTAGAAGGAGACCCACACAATCCTGGACCATACACACTTCGCCTCAAAATGCCTGCAAATTATAAGATTCCAGCGCATTGGCACACAATGGTTGAGCGTGTATCCGTTATCTCAGGCACTATGAATGCGGGAATGGGAGACAAGCTTGATATTGCGCAAGGAAAGGCGTTTCCTGCCGGAAGTTTCGTTTTCATACCCGCAAAAATGAACCATTTTGCCTGGGCTGATGAGGAAACAATCATTCAGATTAACGGGGATGGTCCATTTGATATAAATTACATTAATCCCGCGGACGACCCAAGAAATACGAAATAG
- a CDS encoding tetratricopeptide repeat protein, with protein MRILFKTFFIILSLGLAGCMTGTYSMEELHKNQFRIEAKVDKLAEEIEASEARDDRVQERIAGIEELLEQHEELLSVHGGPKIVSRENGALWGSLKNSDHLKAQEKKQSAKQQFAKIDSIHSPDELYSAAESFFDRGNYKYAILTYQEFINKHPGDSRVPRANLKQGYALIKIGRRKEAQYFLETIVVKFPKSSEAQIASNKLTELRR; from the coding sequence ATGAGAATTTTATTTAAGACTTTTTTCATAATTCTGTCTCTAGGCCTTGCGGGCTGTATGACCGGCACCTACAGCATGGAAGAGTTACATAAGAATCAGTTCCGAATAGAGGCGAAGGTTGATAAATTAGCGGAGGAGATTGAGGCGTCCGAAGCTCGTGATGACCGGGTACAAGAGCGGATAGCCGGTATCGAGGAGTTGCTTGAACAACATGAGGAGCTGCTTTCCGTACATGGCGGCCCTAAAATCGTAAGTCGCGAGAACGGAGCGCTTTGGGGGTCGCTCAAGAATAGTGATCATCTGAAAGCGCAGGAAAAAAAACAAAGCGCAAAACAGCAGTTTGCTAAAATAGATTCGATTCACTCTCCTGACGAATTGTACTCCGCTGCGGAAAGTTTCTTCGACAGAGGTAATTATAAGTACGCGATCCTGACGTATCAGGAATTCATAAATAAGCACCCGGGCGACTCCCGGGTTCCGAGAGCCAATTTAAAACAGGGTTATGCCCTGATTAAGATCGGCAGGAGGAAAGAGGCGCAATATTTTCTTGAAACGATAGTCGTCAAATTCCCGAAGTCCTCGGAAGCGCAGATAGCAAGTAATAAGCTAACCGAATTAAGGAGATAA
- a CDS encoding DUF2188 domain-containing protein translates to MSTRNTYHVLLDHSSGKWRIVLAKSRNAPAALVVKEEAIQKARELAETNMPSLVIVHNTDGTVQTKYIYEDDPFSYDG, encoded by the coding sequence ATGTCCACACGGAACACTTATCACGTGCTGCTCGATCACTCATCAGGCAAATGGAGGATCGTTCTGGCAAAGTCCCGAAATGCACCTGCAGCTTTGGTTGTCAAAGAAGAGGCTATTCAGAAAGCGCGAGAGCTGGCGGAAACTAACATGCCGAGCCTGGTCATAGTGCATAACACTGATGGGACGGTTCAAACAAAATATATATACGAAGATGATCCGTTTAGTTATGATGGCTGA
- a CDS encoding ferritin-like domain-containing protein has translation METLKDLFIDQLEDIYYAENQIVDALPKMIEAASSSELKEAFEKHLDETKGQIERLEKVFDILDLEPEKKKCEAIEGIIDEGEELIEMKDEIDPDVLDAGLIASAQRVEHYEIAVYGTIRRFAKRIGEEEAADLLTQNLDQEYDADQKLTRIAEDTVNKEAAE, from the coding sequence ATGGAAACATTAAAAGATTTATTTATAGATCAGTTAGAGGATATATATTACGCGGAAAATCAGATTGTCGATGCGCTGCCCAAAATGATAGAAGCGGCTTCATCATCGGAGCTCAAAGAGGCCTTTGAGAAACACCTGGATGAGACCAAAGGGCAAATTGAGCGTTTAGAAAAGGTATTCGACATTCTCGATTTGGAGCCTGAGAAGAAAAAGTGTGAAGCCATAGAGGGAATAATCGATGAAGGAGAGGAATTGATAGAGATGAAGGATGAAATAGATCCCGATGTATTGGATGCCGGCCTCATCGCGTCCGCCCAGAGAGTTGAGCATTATGAGATTGCGGTATACGGGACGATAAGAAGGTTCGCCAAGAGAATCGGTGAAGAAGAAGCCGCGGATCTGCTCACTCAGAATCTGGATCAGGAATACGACGCGGATCAGAAGTTAACCAGAATTGCCGAAGACACGGTTAATAAAGA